The following proteins are encoded in a genomic region of Leptolyngbya ohadii IS1:
- a CDS encoding plasmid mobilization protein — MSSQSKCRFSVYATPQEHQFFRERAKARRMTVSRYVRSLADSEQIKTAEQLRNIQQHTRQLTRCLNGLRQVLSNTEHSSHLFSKAIALLVQIEEEAQR, encoded by the coding sequence ATGTCTTCTCAATCCAAATGTCGTTTTTCTGTTTATGCCACGCCGCAAGAGCATCAGTTCTTTCGTGAGCGGGCAAAAGCTCGACGCATGACAGTTTCTCGCTATGTCCGATCGCTTGCTGACTCTGAGCAGATAAAAACGGCAGAACAGCTACGGAACATTCAGCAGCACACACGACAACTCACGAGATGCCTGAACGGGTTGCGTCAGGTTCTTTCAAACACCGAGCATTCCTCACATCTGTTCAGCAAAGCAATTGCGCTTCTCGTTCAAATCGAGGAGGAAGCCCAAAGATGA